One window from the genome of Bubalus kerabau isolate K-KA32 ecotype Philippines breed swamp buffalo chromosome 17, PCC_UOA_SB_1v2, whole genome shotgun sequence encodes:
- the FFAR1 gene encoding free fatty acid receptor 1 yields the protein MDLPPQLSFALYVAAFVLGFPLNTLAIAGAVSHARLRLTPSLVYALHLGCSDLLLATSLPLKAVEALAGGVWPLPAPLCPAFALVHFAPLYAGGGFLAALSVGRYLGAAFPLGYQAARRPLYSWGVCVAIWAIVLCHLGLVFGLEAPGGWLDNSTSSLGISTPVNGSPVCLEAWDPASAGPARFSLSLLLFFLPLVITAFCYVGCLRALARSGLSHRRKLKAAWVAGGALLTLLLCLGPYNASNVAGFLHPDIGGQWRQLGLITGAWSVVLNPLVTGYLGGHPGWGTVCVAKTKTGASQK from the coding sequence ATGGACCTGCCCCCGCAGCTCTCCTTCGCCCTCTATGTGGCTGCCTTCGTGCTGGGCTTTCCACTCAACACCCTGGCCATTGCGGGCGCCGTGTCCCACGCCCGGCTCCGCCTCACCCCCAGCCTGGTCTATGCCCTCCACCTGGGCTGCTCTGATCTCCTGCTGGCGACCTCTCTGCCCCTGAAGGCGGTGGAGGCCCTGGCTGGGGGCGTCTGGCCCCTGCCGGCCCCTCTCTGTCCTGCCTTCGCCCTGGTCCACTTCGCTCCACTCTATGCTGGTGGGGGCTTCCTGGCCGCCCTGAGTGTCGGCCGCTACCTCGGAGCTGCCTTCCCCTTGGGCTACCAAGCTGCCCGGAGGCCGCTCTACTCCTGGGGCGTGTGTGTGGCCATATGGGCCATCGTCCTCTGTCACCTGGGGCTGGTCTTTGGGCTGGAGGCCCCGGGGGGCTGGCTGGACAATTCCACCAGCTCCTTGGGCATCAGCACGCCAGTCAATGGCTCTCCGGTCTGCCTGGAGGCCTGGGACCCAGCATCGGCAGGCCCGGCTCGCTTCAGCCTCTCGCTTCTGCTCTTCTTTCTGCCCCTGGTCATCACGGCCTTCTGCTACGTGGGCTGCCTCCGGGCACTGGCCCGCTCGGGCCTGAGCCACAGACGGAAGCTAAAGGCGGCCTGGGTGGCCGGCGGGGCCCTGCTCACATTGCTGCTCTGCTTAGGACCCTACAACGCCTCCAACGTGGCTGGCTTCCTGCACCCCGACATTGGAGGCCAGTGGCGGCAGCTGGGACTCATCACAGGTGCTTGGAGCGTGGTGCTCAACCCTTTGGTGACCGGCTACTTGGGAGGCCACCCTGGCTGGGGGACAGTCTGtgtggcaaaaacaaaaacaggggcATCCCAGAAATAG